From Oncorhynchus tshawytscha isolate Ot180627B linkage group LG11, Otsh_v2.0, whole genome shotgun sequence, the proteins below share one genomic window:
- the LOC112261330 gene encoding uncharacterized protein LOC112261330: MANCNGMVFHTQIASIMEVLANAAVAEICKVVDDDYAVFRLEISQSQKENRGLRRKLQLLELKVARERTERTMRERVFASRPSTFNILDRYRGMARGEGHLTGGHRSFVKPAGHNKWRDDQPVTVDERSGTSTQHVVVIESAGAEATGPGVKQEMTEVVEDPRHSGDVQTGAAGEPPVATENPTPEQSRTQRSIMEDEGPEVLLVKDEGPEVLLVKDEGCEEGLRNPEGTMIMEDNQTTPPPESTEEPAELHRTTLSLAEPVDMEDGKPDLLLVKEETIEDEPESIDLLSGLKKGEQGKGEMHIAHCLTSADVTPTPRSFLLIVPVSIQVPMPFIKLQVVLWPDDLKIELFGVEKMKHGSICKKKYLIPTVKYDGWLEANSGDWMAILDSQTQTSTAKGSRDNINKPAWTRGDIVAASGWDSVLTSGLGSIVQHNQKLTVEHKTTSKLNLHDNILVETRARCRFSPLGWGGIRMRTDTDSASNSPSCSYSCDSERLMAPQVNALTGSAFSLPSKGSINLNIDPATTQTLSGLRPPHTLLLNQTSDNANASTLNGYTSPLTIDSSSSIAISRSSVKEKRFPCSFCGKAFSFPKQMEIHQRMHTGEKPFGCQLCRASFSQSSNLKRHQRVHTGEKPYSCPQCEKRFSRQHQLKMHLKVHTGERPFACTHCGKRFSERSYLRIHQQKMHTAHV, translated from the exons atggctaactgtaacggtatggtttttcacactcaaatagcctccatcatggaggtgctagcaaatgcagccgtggcagagatctgtaaagtcgtagacgacgactatgcagtgtttcgtttggaaatttctcaaagccagaaagaaaataggggattgcggaggaaactacagctactAGAACTGAAGGTGGCACGGGAGCGCACAGAGAGGACAATGCGAGAGCGCGTTTTCGCCAGTCGTCCCAGTACTTTCAACATCCTAgaccgatacagaggaatggcaagag gtgaaggacatctgactggaggccacaggagctttgtgaagccagcgGGACACAATAaatggagagatgaccaaccagTCACTGTTGATGAGaggagtggaacctcaacccagcatgTTGTTGTGATAGAG TCTGCAGGTGCAGAGGCTACAGGTCCTGGGGTGAAGCAGGAGATGACTGAAGTAGTGGAGGACCCACGGCACAGTGGAGATGTCCAGACTGGAGCGGCAGGGGAGCCCCCTGTAGCCACAGAGAACCCCACCCCAGAGCAGTCCAGGACCCAACGCAGCATCATGGAG GATGAGGGtccagaggtgctgctggtgaaggatgagggtccagaggtgctgctggtgaaggatgaggggtgtgaggagggtcTACGGAACCCTGAGGGGACCATGAtcatggaggacaaccagactacacctcctcctGAATCCACAGAGGAACCAGCTGAGTTGCACAGGACCACACTCAGTCTCGCTGAG ccagtagacatggaggatgggaagcctgatctgctgctagtcaaagaggagacaatagaagacgaaccagagagcattgacctgctgagtggactaaagaAGGGGGAGCAAGGTAAAGGAGAAATGCATATAGCCCATTGTCTTACGTCAGCTGACGTCACTCCAACACCACGCTCGTTCCTCCTCATAGTACCGGTTTCAATTCAAGTGCCAATGCCATTTATCAAACTCCAGGTGGTGCTTTGGCCAGATGActtgaaaatagagctctttggcgtCGAAAAAATGAAACATGGAAGCATATGCAAAAAAAAGTACCTCATACCTACGGTAAAATATG ATGGTTGGCTGGAGGCTAACAGTGGAGACTGGATGGCCATCTTGGATTCCCAAACCCAGACGAGTACAGCCAAGGGCTCCAGGGATAACATCAACAAGCCGGCCTGGACCAGAGGCGACATAGTGGCGGCCAGTGGATGGGACAGCGTCCTTACCTCTGGGCTAGGGAGCATTGTTCAACATAACCAGAAACTGACAGTTGAACACAAAACAACATCTAAACTTAATCTCCATGACAACATACTAGTTGAAACCAGGGCAAGGTGTAGATTTAGTCCGCTGGGATGGGGAGGTATCCGTATGAGAACAGACACAGACTCGGCTAGCAATTCTCCGtcctgctcctatagttgtgattcagagagactgaTGGCGCCTCAGGTTAATGCCCTAACAGGTTCTGCCTTCAGCCTGCCTTCTAAAGGATCTATCAACTTGAACATTGACCCTGCGACAACACAGACACTCTCTGGCCTTCgtcctcctcacactctcctgttaaaccagacctcagaCAATGCCAATGCCTCAACACTTAATGGCTACACAAGTCCATTGACAattgacagtagtagtagtatcgcTATCAGCAGATCCAGTGTCAAAGAGAAGCGTTTCCCATGTTCGTTCTGTGGGAAAGCCTTCAGTTTCCCCAAACAgatggagatccaccagaggatgcACACGGGGGAGAAACCATTTGGCTGCCAGCTGTGCCGGGCCAGTTTCTCTCAATCGTcaaacctgaagaggcaccagagagtccacacaggggagaaaccctacagctgcccccagtgtgagaagaggttctcccgccAGCACCAGCTGAAGATGCACTTGAAGGTCCATACAGGAGAGCGGCCGTTTGCCTGTACACACTgtgggaagaggttctcagagaggagctacctcaggatacaccagcagaaaatgcaCACGGCCCATGTATAG